Part of the Methylorubrum populi genome is shown below.
CCCTCGACGGCGTGGACTTCGCCGATATCTGCATCACCTCCGCGATCACGGTGCGTGCCGGCGAGGGCCCGGTCGAGGCCTTCCGCCTCGACGATGTGAAGGGCGTGGCGGTGGTGCCCGAGCGCGCCGCGGGCAGCAAATGCGCCCGCTCCTGGCGGGTCACGCCCGAGGTCGGCAGCGATCCGGATTATCCGGACGTGACGCCCCGCGACGCGAAGGCCCTGCGGGAATGGGACGCCGCCCATCCGGGGGCGGCGTGAGCCCCGTTCGCGCCGGCCTGATCGCGGCCCTGGCCACGCTGGTCCTCGATCAGGCCTCCAAGCTCTGGCTCTATTTCGGCACCGACCTCGTGATGACGCAGCCCTGGCGGCTGGCGCCGTTCGCGGACTTCGTCGTGGTGTGGAACCGGGGGGTCTCCTACGGCCTGTTCCAGCAGGACGGCGGGTTGGGGCGCTGGTTGCTCGTCGGTGTCTCGCTCGTCGCCGCGATCGGTCTGTCGGTGTGGATGCGCCGGGCCGGCTCGCGGCTGCTCGCCGTCGCCCTCGGCCTCATCGTCGGCGGCGCGCTCGGCAACGCCATCGACCGGGCGGCCTACGGCGCCGTGTTCGACTTCGTTCACCTGCATGCCGGGACGTGGTCCTGGTACGTGTTCAACGTGGCGGATGGGGCCATCGTCGCGGGCGTCATCGGCCTGCTCCTCGACAGCCTGCGGCCCGCCGGACGCGACCCGCACGCGGACGTCTCGGAGAACGGCAGTCATCCCCAGGCGTGACGCGAAGTTCATCCCGGCTGCGTCAAGGCGCCATACCTTCGCCCGAAACCCGGCTCACCTCGATCCGGAAGGTCTCGGTACGCGATTCAAGCCGAATCGCCCTACGGCTGACTGCCCCGGTTGAAAAGCGGGCGGAGCCGGTCCTTGAAACCTTGGGGAAGATGGCATGAACGGGCGGCGCAGCGTCTCGCGGGCTTTCGGATCGATCCGTCCCTTTGCCTTGAGTGCGGTCTTGGGCGCGGCCCTGCTGCCCGGCCTCGCCACCGGCGCGGCCCGCGCCGAGGGTGAGTTCATGCGCGACACGCTGAGCAATCTCGGCCTGATCGAGCCGGACCGCCCGGCCATCACCTATCGCGAGCGCGCTCCGCTCGCCATGCCGCCGAAGCTCGGCGGCAAGGAAGACCTGACCGCCGGCCTCCCCGTGCCCCGGGCGCGCCAAGCCGATCCGTCCTGGCCCAAGGATCCCGAATTGATCCAGCGCGAGCGGGCTGCCGTCGAGGCGAAGAAGCCGATCGTGCGCGGCGCGCAGGGCCGCATGAACGACAACAACGAGACGCTCTCGGTCTACGAGATGGAGGCCGGCCGCCGCGCGGGCGCCGGCGCCCTCACCGGGCCGGCCAACACCCCCGGCGAGGGCGACACCCGCACCTCGACCTGGCTCAACCCGTTCGAGCTCCTCAAGGGCACCCCCGACAAGACCGAGCCGTCTCTGGTCGAGCCCGACCGTGATGCGCTGACCGATCCGCCCACCGGCTACCGCAAGGCACCGGTCAAGGTCGCCAAGCCGCAGGGCGGCCCGGTCGGCGGTCCGATCAGCGACCGCGACGAGGCCGACCCGCGTGCCTATATGAGAAATCCGTCCGCTCGCTGAGAGCGGGTCTTCGTGCGGCCCGGCTGACTCCGCCGGGCCGGCGAGCTCGTCGAGCATTCGGGCGGACCGTGACCGCGCGGACACGCCGCGCGGTACGGGATTTGCCATCGACATACGATCTCGGGACAATGCCGGGATTCTTGGGACGGGAAGCGCGGAGGGCGGAAGGGCCCCCGCAAAGGACAGCAGGATGCACCTCTACCGGAAGGCCATCGCGCCCGTGGGACCGCAGCGAGGCCTGAATCACGCCGGCCGCGTGGATGCCGCCCCGTTCGGGCGCTCCGAGGCCGGCGGCCCGGAGGTCTCCGCCTTCGTGCTCGACAACGGGCTCGACGTCGTGGTGGTGCCCGACCACCGGGCGCCGGTGGCGACCCACATGATCTGGTACCGCAACGGTTCCGCCGATGATCCGATCGGGCAGTCCGGCATCGCCCACTTCCTCGAACACCTGATGTTCAAGGGCACCGAGCGGCATCCGGCCGGCGCCTTCTCGAAGGCGGTCTCGTCGCTCGGCGGTCAGGAGAACGCCTTCACCAGCTACGACTACACCGCCTATTTCCAGCGCGTCGCCCGCGATCACCTCTCGACGATGATGAGTTTCGAGGCCGACCGCATGAGCGGCCTCGTCCTCGACGACGCCGTGGTGGCGCCCGAGCGCGATGTGGTGCTGGAGGAGCGCCGGATGCGGGTCGAGACCGACCCGTCGGCCCAGCTCTCCGAGGCGATGGCCGCCTCGCTGTTCGTGCATCATCCCTACGGCATCCCGATCATCGGCTGGATGCACGAGATCGAGGAACTGAACCGCACCCACGCCATCGACTACTACAAGCGGTTCTACACCCCGGAGAATGCGATCCTGGTGGTGGCCGGCGACGTCACGCCCGACGAGGTGCGGCGGCTGGCCGAGGAGACCTATGGCCGGGTCGCCCCGCAGGGCGCGCGGCCGCTTCGGACCCGTCCGCGCGAGCCCGAGCCCCGGGCGATGCGCCGCATCGCGGTGGCCGACCCGAAGGTCGAGCAGCCGACCCTGCAGCGCCTCTATCTCACCCCCTCCTGCATGACCGCCCGCGACGGCGAGGGCCACGCCCTCGAACTGCTCGCCGAGGTGATCGGCGGCGGCGCGACCTCGTTCCTCTACCGCAAGCTGGTGCTGGAGATGGGCGTCGCGGTGAATGCCGGCGCCTGGTACATGGGCTCGGCCATCGACGACACGCGGTTCGCCGTCTACGCCGTGCCGGCCGAGGGCGTGACGCTCGAGGCGCTGGAGGAGCACATCGACCGCGTCCTGCGCCGCATCCCCGAGGCGCTCGATCCGGAGGCGATCGAACGGGCCAGGATCCGGCTCGTGGCCGAGACGGTCTACTCCTCCGACTCGCAGTCCTCTCTCGCCCGTATCTACGGCTCGGCGCTCGCCATCGGCGAGACCGTCGAGGAGGTGCGCGCCTGGCCGACCGAGATCGAGGCGGTGACCCGCGACCGGCTCGTGGCGGTGGCCGCCCGCTACCTCGTGCCCGCCCGCTCGGTCACCGGCTACCTTACCAAGGCCCGCGAGACGGACGTGGCGGTCGCCTGACCTTCCTCGATTCTTCGCGCCGCCGGAGGGCCGGCGGCGCCGTTTGCGAAAAGACGCTTTAAGGAACTTCCGATGAATCTCGCCGAGACCGGCACCCGCACCGCGACCACGCCGACCCAGGCGCTGCCGCTCGCGGCCGCCCCCGGCATCGAGGCGTGGCACGTGGCCTCGCCGGTGGTGCCGATGATCGCGCTCTCCTTCACCTTCGAGGGTGGCGCGGCGCAGGACGCGGAGGGCAAGGCGGGCACCGCGCAGATGATGGCGCGGCTGCTCGACGAGGGCGCGGGTGACCTCGATTCCGACGCCTTCCAGGAGGCGCTCGCGGCCCGCGCGATCGAGCTGAGCTTCCATACCGGCCCCGATTCCATCGGCGGCTCGCTCAAGACGCTGACGAAGCACGCCGACGAGGCGATCCGCCTTCTCGCCCTCGCCCTCGCCGAGCCGCGCTTCGACCCGGCCGCCATCGAGCGGGTGAGGGCGCAGATGATCGCCGGCCTGCGCTACCAGCAGAACGATCCCGGCGTGCTGGCCTCCCGCCGCTACTTCCGCGAGGCGTTCCCAGGCCATGCCTATGGCCGGCCGTCCGCCGGCACCGTCGAGACCCTGTCGGCGATCACCCGCGACGACCTCGTGGCCCTGCATCGCGCCGTGATCGGCCGCGGCGGCCTGAAGGTCGCCGCCGTCGGCGCCTTCGACGAGGCGGAGATCACCGGCATGATCGCCCGCGCCTTCGGCGGCCTGCCCGAGGCCGGCCCGCTCAAGCCGGTGCCGCCGACGGCCATCAACGAGCTCGGCCGGCGCATCGTCGTCGATCTCGACGTGCCGCAATCGGTGATCCGCTTCGGCCTGCCCGGCGTGGCGTGGCGCGATCCCGACTTCATCCCGGCCTACGTGCTGAACCACATCCTGGGCGGCGGCGCCTTCACCTCGCGGCTGTTCCAGGAGGTGCGCGAGAAGCGCGGGCTGGCCTATTCGGTCGGCACCTCGCTCACCTCGCACCGGGGCGTGGCCATGACCTGGGGCTACACCGCCACCAAGAACGAGCGCGTCGCGGAAGCCCTCGACGTGATCGGCGACGAGATCCATCGCCTCATCACCGACGGCCCCTCCGACGAGGAGCTGCAGAAGGCCAAGGATTACCTCACCGGCTCCTACGCTCTCGGCTTCGACACCTCGACCAAGATCGCCAACCAGCTGGTGCAGATCGCCTTCGAGGGGCTCGGCATGGACTACATCGCCCGCCGCAACGACCTCGTGGCGAGCGTGACCCAGGAAGACATCCGCCGGGCCGGCGCGCGCACGCTGGGCGACGGCCGGATGCTGGTGGTCGCCGCCGGGCGGCCGACGGGACTGTAAGCGTTCCTGCCCAATCCGGGTTTGACGAGGCCGGCATGCGGAAACGCGTTGCCGGCCTTTTTCATTTCTGCCCAAGACTTTGGGAGCGCGGCACGGTGGCTGGCTGAAGCCGGTGCCTTGGGCTCGCGCCCGAACTCCCTATCTGGGGGAGGCCGAACCCGCTTCCCGCGCGAGGGCCCCGCGATGCAGCTCACCGGACTCCACCACGTCACCGCCATCACGGGACAGGCGGCCGACAACCTCGCCTTCTACACCCGCGTGCTGGGGCTTCGGCTCGTCAAGAAGACCGTCAATCAGGACGACGTCTCGGCCTACCACCTCTTCTACGCCGACGGCCGCGCCTCGCCGGGCACCGACATCACCTTCTTCGACTGGCCGGCGCCGCCCGAGCGGCGCGGCACCGACAGCATCTCGCGCACGCTGCTGCGCGTCGGCGGCGCGGCGAGCTTCGACTGGTGGCGCGAGCATTTCGGCCGCCAGGGCGTGAGCCACCATCCGGCGATCGAGCGGGACGGGCGTCTCACCCTCGATTTCGAGGACGGCGAGGGACAGCGCCTCAGCCTCGTCGATGACGGCGGCGCGGGCGAGGCGCATCCCTGGAACGGCAGCCCCGTGCCGCCCGAGCACCAGATCCGGGGGCTCGGACCGATCCGCCTCACGGTCTCGCAGCCCGAGCGCACCGAGGCGGTGCTGACGCAGATCCTCGGCTTCCGGCGCGCGCGGACCTTCGAGCTGCCCGAGGGCGAGGTGAGCGTGTTCGAGACCGGCGCTGGCGGACCGGCGGCGGAGGTTCAGCTTCTCAAGGGCACGGGGACCCAGGCGCGTCAGGGCGCGGGCGCCGTGCATCACGTCGCCTTCCGTATCCCGGACGCCGACTACGACGCCTGGGCCGACCGGCTGAAGCAGCAGCGTGTGCCGTCGAGCGGTCCGGTCGATCGCTACTACTTCCGTAGCCTGTACTTTCGCGAGCCCAACGGCATCCTGTTCGAGATCGCCACCGACGGGCCGGGCTTCGCCACCGACGAACCGATGGAAACGCTGGGCGAGCGTCTCGCCCTGCCGCCGTTCCTCGAACCGCGCCGGGCCGAGATCGAGGCGGGGCTGAAGCCGCTCTAGGTTCGTTCGGCGATGCACCCTCGCCAGGGCAGGCATGCGTCGGCTTCAAGAACAGTTCTAGACAAACCCACATTCCGAGCGCTGTGGCGGCGCTGCGTCTTGACGCGGATGCTGCAACTGCGAGAAGAGCCCGCTTTCGACGCTTCGAGAATCGGGAAACCTGCGGCCGATGAGCAAGTACAACGAGGAGCGCATCCTCTCCGTCCATCACTGGACCGACACGCTCTTCTCCTTCCGCACGACGCGCGATCCCTCGTTCCGCTTCCGCAACGGCGAGTTCACGATGATCGGCATCGAGGTCGAGGGTCGGCCGCTGCTGCGCGCCTACTCGGTCGTCTCGGCCAATTACGAGGAGGAGCTGGAGTTCTTCTCGATCAAGGTGCCGAACGGCCCGCTCACCTCGAAGCTGCAGCACCTCAAGGTCGGCGACCCGATCATGGTCGGCAAGAAGCCGACCGGTACGCTGGTGCTCGACAACCTGCTGCCCGGCCGTCACCTCTACCTGCTCGGCACCGGCACCGGGCTCGCCCCGTTCCTGTCGATCATCAAGGATCCGGAGACCTACGACCGCTTCGAGAAGGTCGTGCTGGTCCATGGCTGCCGCCAGGTGCAGGAACTGGCCTACGGCGAGACCATCACCGAGACGCTGCCAAAGCACGAGTTCCTCGGCGAGATGATCGCCAGCCAGCTGATCTACTACCCGACCGTCACCCGCGAGCCGTTCCGCAACCGCGGCCGGATCACCGACCTGATGACCTCGGGCAAGCTGTTTGCGGATATCGGCCTGCCGCCGATGTCGATCGAGAACGACCGCTTCATGCTGTGCGGCTCGCCGGAGATGATCAAGGACACCCGCGAGATGCTGACCGGCCTCGGCTACGAGGAGGGCAACCACGGCGAGGCCGCCCACTACGTGATCGAGAAGGCCTTCGTCGAGAAGTAGCCCTTCCAACGGCGAGCGGCCGGCCCGGCCGCTCCCTCCTCATCGCCTCATCCCGAGCTGAGGTGCGGCGAAGCCGCCGCGAAGGATGCTCCAGGGATCGCCCGCGAGCGGGATGATCCTGCAAGGCCCGTTTCGGCGGGCACCGCCGGATGAGGAGCCGGTGGGACGAGGCCGTTCCCGTATCCGAGTGATCCGTCCGCCATGCCCCCGCCCGCCCTGTTCGTCGTCGGCGCCGGCACCGAGATCGGCAAGACCTACACCACCGCCGCCCTCGTCCACCGTCTGCGCCGGCAGGGCCGGCGGGTGCGGGCCCTGAAGCCGCTGGCCAGCGGCGTGCCCCCGCTCGACCATCCCGATTTCACCGAGAGCGATACCGGTCGGCTTCTCGCCGCGCAGGGGCTGGCTGTGACGCCGGAGACGGTGGCGGCCTGCTCGCCCTGGCGCTTCGCCGCGCCGCTGGCCCCCGATCTCGCCGCCGCCCGCGAGGGGCGCAGCCTCGCTCTGGCCGAGCTGGTGGATTGGTGCCGGGCGCGTCTGGCCGAAGCCGAGGCGGGCGAGACCGTGGTGATCGAGGGCGTCGGCGGCCTGATGAGCCCGATCTCCGAGGCCGCGACCGGCCTCGACTGGCTGAAATCCCAAAAGATCCCGGCGCTGCTCGTCTCCGGCAGCTATCTCGGCGCCATCAGCCACGCGCTGACCGCGCTCGAGACGCTGCGGGCCCACGGCATCCCGCTCGTCGGGATCGTGGTCAGCGAGAGCGAAGGCGCGCCGACATCCATCGAGACGGTGGCCGGGCAGATCGCGCGGCATGCCGGTGTGCCCGTCGTCTGCCTGCGTCGCGGCGGCGCCTTTCCGGATGGTCTCGCCGAGCTCGGCTGAGGCGACGCCGGACTTGCTCAGCGCGCCGGCGGCCGTCACCGTCGTCTCGTCCGAGTTCGAGCCCCGATGGAGCGCATGAACCGCCGTGCCGTCACCCCGCTCCTGATCGCCGGTCTCTTGATCGGCGCCACGCCCATCCCCTCGCGGGCGGAGCCGGCGCGCCTCCGGGTCTTGTCCTCGGTCAGGGCGGTGGTGATCACGCCGCTCTCGAGCCTGCCGAAGGCGCCGGAGGCCGGCGAGCGCGAATTCTGCTCCCACTTCCTCGCGACTCCGCGGTCCGCGGCGGCCCGGCAGGTCGCCGCCGCCGGCTGGGGGGTGACCGGCGAGGCGCGACTCGGGCGGTTTCAGGCGGTCAGCTTCGCCGGCCGCTTCACCCAGGGCACCAGCGGCTCCTGCGAGATCGCTGCCGGCAATGTCGGGATCTTCGAGGGCGAGGCATTGCGGGCGGTCGTCTATGCCCGGAAGGATGCGGGCCGCTCAATCGGGCGGGTGGCGACCTTCGCCGCCGATGCCCTGCGCTTGTGGGACGGCGACTTCCTTCCGCAGCCCCTGGCCGATCTGAGGTCGGACGGTCCCGAGGGCTTGAGCATCCTCCCGCTGGCGCCGCTCGAGGCGTTCTGCGATGGCCGGAGCCTCGTTCCGAACGTCTACGGCCAGCCCGTCCTCCGCGCCCGGGAGGCGTTGCGGCAGCTCGGCTGGAAGCCCGTGAACGGGCCGCCGCCGGATGATCCGGCCTCGCGCGAGGCGGCGCTGATCGAGCGCGGCGCCATTGAGGTCGAAGCCTGCTCGGGCACGGGCTTCGGCTTCTGCAGCTACGGCTACGAGCGGCCGGAAGCGACCCTTTCGCTCGTCACCGTCGGCGACGCCGACGATCCGGCCGTATCGAGCTACGATCTGCGCTGCCGCCTGGGCGGCAGCGGACCGCCGCGATGAGGCGTTGACGAGATCCGCTCCCGATCGCGTTGCAATCGGAACCGGCCTCTAAGTCTTTGCCTTGACGCGCGCTCTTGCGCCGAACCGGCCTATTTCGGCGCAAGAGCGCTTCAGCGGCCGCCGCGCTCCTTCGGCGCCTTCGGCTCGCGGGATTCCTGGATCTCCTCGGCCTTCTCCTCGTCAGTGTCGCTGCTACGCTTGATCGTGTCGTCGGGCTTGGCGGCCAGCCCCTTCACGATTGAAACGAGGCGCTTGCACTCGTTCGGGAAGCCGTAGGACTCGAGCACGATCGCCGCGTCGCGCAGGTTGCGCAGGTCGCGCACGATCTGCGCGTTCTTGGGCTCCTGAAGCTCCTTCTTCGCGGCGATGGCCGGTTCCAGTCCGGCATCCTCGACGTCGCATTCGGCTCGGGCTGCCGGCATCGCGGCGAGCATCAGGAAGGCGCAGGCGATCAGGCGACGCATCGTCACGTCTCTTAGGGTTGGGGGCTGGCGGAAGGTCAGCCGCGGTGGCGCAGAAGGTCGTTGGTGACGGCCACGAGCTGCGCGGCGCGGTAGGGCTTGGGCATGAACACCGATTCGTTCACCGCCTCGGCGGGCGAGAGGCCGTCGCGGCCGCCGGAGGTGTAGACCACCGGCAGGCGCGGCAGGCTGCGCCGGGCGCTGCGGGCGAGCGCGATGCCGTTCGTGTTGCGGGCCAGATCGATATCGGTGAAGAGCAGGTCGACCTGCTCGCTCGACAGGATCGCCTCCGCCTCCTCCGCATCGGCCGCGGTCAGCACCCGGTAGCCCTCGTCGAGCAGGGCCTCGACGGCCAGCTCGCAGACGAAGGACTCGTCCTCGACCACGAGGATCGTGTCGGCGTGGGGCGCCAGGGAGAACGGGGGCAGGGCGGCGGGGGCGCAAGCGAAGGGGATCATGGCAGAACTCCAACTCACCCGTGCTCGAACAACAGTCGAGCTTGCGGATCGCCGGACCAACGGGGCCGTGAAGGGCCGCGTTCACCGTGATTGCTTCGATTTGCGCGCATTTGGTAACCGATCGGTTAACCTTGACGGCGGGAAGCCGCGACTGCATTCACCCGGATCGGATGCCGGGACGCCCCTAACTCCTTGTCGGACGAGGGCGTCTTTCGCCTACGCTCCGGCCCCTCTCGCGAAGAGCGCTTAACGATCGTGTCCGCCCCGTGACCCGGCCCTGGCAGATCGGCTTCGGCGTGGTGCTCACCGCGCTCGCCGGCTTCGTCGATGCGCTCGGCTTCATCCGGCTCGGCGGCCTCTACACCTCCCTCATGAGCGGGAACACGACCCAGCTCGCCGTTGCGCTCGGCCACGGCGAGCCGCTCGCCGCCGTGCTGCCGGCGCTGCTGATCGCGGCCTTCCTCGTCGGCGCAGTCTCGGGCGGGGCGATCGCCGCCCTGTGCCCGCCCCGCTGGATTGTCCCGGCGGTGCTCGGCCTGGAGGCGGCGGCGCTCAGCGCGGCGGTTGCCCTGGCGGCCGAGCACGCCCATGTCGGCGTGGCCTCGCTGTTCCTGGCGCTTGCCATGGGCGGGCAGAATGCGGTTCTCGCCCATGTCCAGGGTTTCCGCGCCGGCACCACGTTCGTCACGGGCGCGCTGTTCGCGTTCGGGCAGAAGGCGGCGCTGGCGCTCGCCGGACGGGGGCCCCGGCTCGGCTGGGTCGGCGATGCTTCGGTCTGGCTCTCGCTCCTCGTCGGCGCGGTTGCGGGCACGTTCGCCCATGCGCATTTCGGGATCGCGGCCCTGGCGATTCCCGCCTGCGTCACGGCCGGGCTCTGCCTCGCCGCGTGCCTGTCCACCGTCATCACCCGGCAGCCGCCGGTGACGCTGACCAAGATCTGAAGGAAGGCCCCTCCGGCATGAGCGTCTCCGCTCCCTCCCTGACCGACCACGTAACGGACATCGCCGCCGGCGCGCACGTCACCGCCGCCCACTGGCTGAAGGAGACCTTGGCTCTCGCCCTCGCCGATGGCGGGGTGCTGCTGGCCCGCGACGGAGCGGTCCAGACCGCTCCCGCTCATCCCGACAGCGGCATCCTCGTCGCGGCCGGCGATGGCGCCCGGCTGGTGAGCGGGGGCGACGACGGCCGCGTCGTCGCGACGGTGGCGGACGGACGGTCGAGCGAGCTGGCCCAGGCCAAGGGGGGCGGCTGGATCGACGCCCTGGCGCTCCACACCGACGGCTCGGTCGCCTTCGCCTCGGGGCGCAACGTCGTCGCCCGCGACGCCAAGGGACGGGAGAAGACCTTTGCCGCGCCCTCCACCGCCCGCGGCCTCGCCTTCGCGCCGAAGGGCTACCGGCTGGCGGTGGCCCACTACAACGGGGTCAGCCTCTGGTACCCGAACCTCGAGACGCCGCCCGAATTCATCGAGTGGAAGGGCTCGCATCTCGACGTGACGTGGTCGTCCGACGGCCGCTTCGTCGTCTCGACCATGCAGGAGAACGCGCTGCACGGCTGGCGCCTCCAGCCCGACCGCGGCCACATGCGGATGTCGGGCTACCCCGCCAAGGTGCGCTCGCTCTCGTGGTCGTCGGACGGCAAGTGGCTCGCCACCAGCGGCGCCGAGGCCGCCATCGTCTGGCCGTTCGATTCGAAGGAGGGCCCCACCGGCAAGGCACCGCGGGAATGCGGCGTGCGGCCGGCGCGGGTCTCGCGGGTGGCGTTCCACCCCAAGGCGCCGGTCCTGGCGATCGGCTACGAGGATGGCTGCGTGCTGCTGGTGCGCTTCACTGACGCCTCCGAGCTGCTGGTGCGCCCGGCGGTCAAGGGCAGCGCGATCTCGGCGCTCGCCTGGGACGCCAGCGGCGGACGCCTCGCCTTCGGCTGCGCCGATGGGCAGGCCGGGCTGCTCACCCTGCCGGCCTGACCGTCGCGCCATGGCCCTGTTCGGACGCGCGAAAAAACCCGACGCCGCCGCCCGGCGGCGCGTCGAGGCGTGGATCCGGCAGGCGGGCGGCTATGGGCCGGACACGGCCATGACCGTGAGCGAGATCGTCTGCACCGACCCGTCCTGCCCCGGCACCGAGACGGTGGCCCTGCTGTTTCCGCCCGGCGAGAAGACGCGGGCGGTGAAGATCGCAGGCGCGCTCGAAGCCTTGAGCGCGGCGGATGTGGCGGCGGCTTTCGGGCGGGATCGGCCCTGAAGCCCTCGTAAAGCTCTCGCAGCGCGCGCGGACCGCCCTACAAACCGGGAGGCGCCATCGAAGGAGAACGCCCGGTGTTCCGTGTCATCCGCACGCTCGGCCTCGCCTTCGGACTGCTCGCGGCGGTCATCGCCGCGCAGGCGCCGGAATTCGCGCAGCAATACACGCAGCGCCTCGGCGGGGCGCTGGACGAGCTGCGCCGCTCCATCGCCTCCCTCGACGCCGACGCGAAGGCCACCGGCCGCAGTCGCGACGAGGCGCTGACGCTCCTGCGCAGCAACCCCGACGCCTTCATCGCCCGGCGCGGGGAATCGGCCCGAATGGATGTCGAGCGGCTGAAGCGGCTGGAGGCGCAGAAGCTCGCCCTCGACACCGCCGCGAGTCCGCTCGGGCGCCTGACCGTGATCGCCCGCGACCCCGACAGGGACATCGTCCGCGCCGCCTATCGCGACTACCAGCCGGCGGTGCCGACCACCGCGGACGGCCTCGTCGCAGGGCTGCTCGGCTTCCTCGCTGCCTGGGGCGGCTGGCGCGTCACCAGCGATGTCGGCCGCCATCTCGCCCGCCGGCGCCGGCGCGCACGGCCCGAGACGACGCCAGTCTGATGCAAATTCGCGCTGCTGCGCGAGCCAAGAGCGTCGTCCCGGATATCGCATCCGGGACGACGCTCTTGGCCTTTGCTTCTCACATCATCTTTTCCCGAAAGCCGCAAACCACCTTTCG
Proteins encoded:
- the lspA gene encoding signal peptidase II, giving the protein MGRRPSGGGVSPVRAGLIAALATLVLDQASKLWLYFGTDLVMTQPWRLAPFADFVVVWNRGVSYGLFQQDGGLGRWLLVGVSLVAAIGLSVWMRRAGSRLLAVALGLIVGGALGNAIDRAAYGAVFDFVHLHAGTWSWYVFNVADGAIVAGVIGLLLDSLRPAGRDPHADVSENGSHPQA
- a CDS encoding M16 family metallopeptidase codes for the protein MHLYRKAIAPVGPQRGLNHAGRVDAAPFGRSEAGGPEVSAFVLDNGLDVVVVPDHRAPVATHMIWYRNGSADDPIGQSGIAHFLEHLMFKGTERHPAGAFSKAVSSLGGQENAFTSYDYTAYFQRVARDHLSTMMSFEADRMSGLVLDDAVVAPERDVVLEERRMRVETDPSAQLSEAMAASLFVHHPYGIPIIGWMHEIEELNRTHAIDYYKRFYTPENAILVVAGDVTPDEVRRLAEETYGRVAPQGARPLRTRPREPEPRAMRRIAVADPKVEQPTLQRLYLTPSCMTARDGEGHALELLAEVIGGGATSFLYRKLVLEMGVAVNAGAWYMGSAIDDTRFAVYAVPAEGVTLEALEEHIDRVLRRIPEALDPEAIERARIRLVAETVYSSDSQSSLARIYGSALAIGETVEEVRAWPTEIEAVTRDRLVAVAARYLVPARSVTGYLTKARETDVAVA
- a CDS encoding M16 family metallopeptidase, which codes for MNLAETGTRTATTPTQALPLAAAPGIEAWHVASPVVPMIALSFTFEGGAAQDAEGKAGTAQMMARLLDEGAGDLDSDAFQEALAARAIELSFHTGPDSIGGSLKTLTKHADEAIRLLALALAEPRFDPAAIERVRAQMIAGLRYQQNDPGVLASRRYFREAFPGHAYGRPSAGTVETLSAITRDDLVALHRAVIGRGGLKVAAVGAFDEAEITGMIARAFGGLPEAGPLKPVPPTAINELGRRIVVDLDVPQSVIRFGLPGVAWRDPDFIPAYVLNHILGGGAFTSRLFQEVREKRGLAYSVGTSLTSHRGVAMTWGYTATKNERVAEALDVIGDEIHRLITDGPSDEELQKAKDYLTGSYALGFDTSTKIANQLVQIAFEGLGMDYIARRNDLVASVTQEDIRRAGARTLGDGRMLVVAAGRPTGL
- a CDS encoding ring-cleaving dioxygenase — encoded protein: MQLTGLHHVTAITGQAADNLAFYTRVLGLRLVKKTVNQDDVSAYHLFYADGRASPGTDITFFDWPAPPERRGTDSISRTLLRVGGAASFDWWREHFGRQGVSHHPAIERDGRLTLDFEDGEGQRLSLVDDGGAGEAHPWNGSPVPPEHQIRGLGPIRLTVSQPERTEAVLTQILGFRRARTFELPEGEVSVFETGAGGPAAEVQLLKGTGTQARQGAGAVHHVAFRIPDADYDAWADRLKQQRVPSSGPVDRYYFRSLYFREPNGILFEIATDGPGFATDEPMETLGERLALPPFLEPRRAEIEAGLKPL
- a CDS encoding ferredoxin--NADP reductase; the encoded protein is MSKYNEERILSVHHWTDTLFSFRTTRDPSFRFRNGEFTMIGIEVEGRPLLRAYSVVSANYEEELEFFSIKVPNGPLTSKLQHLKVGDPIMVGKKPTGTLVLDNLLPGRHLYLLGTGTGLAPFLSIIKDPETYDRFEKVVLVHGCRQVQELAYGETITETLPKHEFLGEMIASQLIYYPTVTREPFRNRGRITDLMTSGKLFADIGLPPMSIENDRFMLCGSPEMIKDTREMLTGLGYEEGNHGEAAHYVIEKAFVEK
- the bioD gene encoding dethiobiotin synthase; its protein translation is MPPPALFVVGAGTEIGKTYTTAALVHRLRRQGRRVRALKPLASGVPPLDHPDFTESDTGRLLAAQGLAVTPETVAACSPWRFAAPLAPDLAAAREGRSLALAELVDWCRARLAEAEAGETVVIEGVGGLMSPISEAATGLDWLKSQKIPALLVSGSYLGAISHALTALETLRAHGIPLVGIVVSESEGAPTSIETVAGQIARHAGVPVVCLRRGGAFPDGLAELG
- a CDS encoding photosystem reaction center subunit H; its protein translation is MRRLIACAFLMLAAMPAARAECDVEDAGLEPAIAAKKELQEPKNAQIVRDLRNLRDAAIVLESYGFPNECKRLVSIVKGLAAKPDDTIKRSSDTDEEKAEEIQESREPKAPKERGGR
- a CDS encoding response regulator — encoded protein: MIPFACAPAALPPFSLAPHADTILVVEDESFVCELAVEALLDEGYRVLTAADAEEAEAILSSEQVDLLFTDIDLARNTNGIALARSARRSLPRLPVVYTSGGRDGLSPAEAVNESVFMPKPYRAAQLVAVTNDLLRHRG
- a CDS encoding YoaK family protein; this translates as MTRPWQIGFGVVLTALAGFVDALGFIRLGGLYTSLMSGNTTQLAVALGHGEPLAAVLPALLIAAFLVGAVSGGAIAALCPPRWIVPAVLGLEAAALSAAVALAAEHAHVGVASLFLALAMGGQNAVLAHVQGFRAGTTFVTGALFAFGQKAALALAGRGPRLGWVGDASVWLSLLVGAVAGTFAHAHFGIAALAIPACVTAGLCLAACLSTVITRQPPVTLTKI
- a CDS encoding WD40 repeat domain-containing protein, which translates into the protein MSVSAPSLTDHVTDIAAGAHVTAAHWLKETLALALADGGVLLARDGAVQTAPAHPDSGILVAAGDGARLVSGGDDGRVVATVADGRSSELAQAKGGGWIDALALHTDGSVAFASGRNVVARDAKGREKTFAAPSTARGLAFAPKGYRLAVAHYNGVSLWYPNLETPPEFIEWKGSHLDVTWSSDGRFVVSTMQENALHGWRLQPDRGHMRMSGYPAKVRSLSWSSDGKWLATSGAEAAIVWPFDSKEGPTGKAPRECGVRPARVSRVAFHPKAPVLAIGYEDGCVLLVRFTDASELLVRPAVKGSAISALAWDASGGRLAFGCADGQAGLLTLPA
- a CDS encoding DUF2937 family protein, with protein sequence MFRVIRTLGLAFGLLAAVIAAQAPEFAQQYTQRLGGALDELRRSIASLDADAKATGRSRDEALTLLRSNPDAFIARRGESARMDVERLKRLEAQKLALDTAASPLGRLTVIARDPDRDIVRAAYRDYQPAVPTTADGLVAGLLGFLAAWGGWRVTSDVGRHLARRRRRARPETTPV